In a single window of the Thunnus albacares chromosome 1, fThuAlb1.1, whole genome shotgun sequence genome:
- the myo5aa gene encoding unconventional myosin-Va isoform X8 — MAASELYTKCARVWIPDVEEVWKSAELIKDYKNGDASLQLMLEDGTNIDHKLDPKTKNLPYLRNPDILVGENDLTALSYLHEPAVLHNLKVRFIDSKLIYTYCGIVLVAINPYETLPIYGTDIINAYSGQNMGDMDPHIFAVAEEAYKQMARDERNQSIIVSGESGAGKTVSAKYAMRYFATVSGSASEANVEEKVLASNPIMEAIGNAKTTRNDNSSRFGKYIEIGFDTRFRIIGANMRTYLLEKSRVVFQADEERNYHIFYQLCASSHLPEFKNLKLSSANDFLYTRQGRSPVIDGVDDTKELCSTRNAFSLLGINESYQKGLFQVLAAILHLGNVEIKDRDSDSSIIPPNNRHLTAFCELVGVTYQDMSQWLCHRKLKTATETYIKPLPRLQATNARDALSKHIYAKLFNWIVEHVNKALITNVKQHSFIGVLDIYGFETFEINSFEQFCINYANEKLQQQFNMHVFKLEQEEYMKEQIPWTLIDFYDNQPCINLIEAKMGILDLLDEECRMPRGSDDSWAQKLYNTHLKTCSLFEKPRMSNRAFIIQHFADKVEYQCDGFLEKNKDTVNEEQINVLKASKFDLLVELFQDEEKATSPTGQVPGTGGRTRLSVKPEKSRETSSREHKKTVGCQFRNSLQMLMDTLNATTPHYVRCIKPNDFKLAFSFDPKRAVQQLRACGVLETIRISAAGFPSRWTYQEFFSRYRVLMKQKDVLPDKKLTCRNVLEKLVQDQDKYQFGKTKIFFRAGQVAYLEKLRADKLRAACIRIQKTIRCWLARKKYLRKRNAAITIQRFTRGYQARCLAKFLRRTQAATIIQKYQRMCVEKKRYRQKQAAALAMQTILRAYMARQKYQALLREHKAVIIQKHVRGWLARCWYKRCLVSLVYLQCCFRRMKARRELKKLKIEARSVEHFKKLNKGMENKIMQLQRKIDEQNKDNRLISDRLAGLETSYTAESERMRGELGRLRGVEEDAKNKGNQVNSLLEELEKLRKELSATQQEKKTIEDWAQTYRDEMEKMVSELKDQNGSLKKEKDDLNRSIQEQSQQMTEKMARLIAEETQQLETDLNEERSRYQNLLTEHLRLEEKYDDLKEEMALSSNVSKPGHRRTDSTHSSNESEYTYNSEYAELEEGSRAAEDVTRGIDTPLTLKLQKRLTELEQEKQSLRNELENKEEQFQRARARDDAEFKKARGAELEYESLKRQELESENKKLRHDLAEMRQSLLGHPATGAGAPGSPAYKVLLDQLNASCEELEVRKEEVLILRSQLVSQKEAMQHKDEKETMTEPSVYVEDVSKLKDADEIKQAYIGLKDTNRSPRFMCKPLEVSDLLSRLRSAAPDFHKLNEDGELWLVNQGLKETIRLLEHQLQTQRRSYDNEVEALRGELQNVKEENNRQQQLLAQNLQLPPEARIEASLQHEITRLTNENLDLMEQLEKQDRTIRKLKKQLKVYSKRIGEMGAGQAEGQTSPGQMVDEPIHPVNIPRREKDFQGMLEYKKEDELKLVKNLILELKPRGVAVNLIPGLPAYILFMCLRHADYLNDDQKVRTLLTSTINSIKKILKKRGDDFETVSFWLSNTCRFLHCLKQYSGDPAFMKHNSQRQNEHSLSNFDLAEYRQVISDLAIQIYQQLIKCMENILQPMIVSGMLEHETIQGVSGVKPTGLRKRTSSIADEGTDTLDSILRQLSAFHSTMCQHGTDPELIKQVVKQQFYIIGAVTLNNLLLRKDMCSWSKGMQIRYNVSQLEEWLRDKGLMTCGAKETLEPLIQAAQLLQVKKKTDEDAEAICSMCLALTTAQIVKVLNLYTPVNEFEERVSVAFIRTIQTRLRDRCETPQLLMDTKMIYPVTFPFNPSSLALETIQIPTSLNLGFLTRV, encoded by the exons TGTGCTCGGGTTTGGATCCCCGATGTCGAGGAGGTGTGGAAGTCTGCTGAGCTGATCAAGGACTACAAAAATGGCGACGCCTCTCTGCAGCTCATGCTGGAGGATGGAACG AACATCGATCACAAGCTGGACCCCAAGACGAAGAACCTGCCTTACTTGCGAAACCCCGACATCCTGGTGGGCGAGAATGACCTCACAGCGCTCAGCTACCTCCACGAGCCGGCCGTGCTGCACAACCTCAAAGTCCGCTTCATCGACTCAAAGCTCATCTACACTTACTGTG GAATCGTTTTGGTGGCCATCAACCCGTATGAGACGCTGCCGATCTACGGTACAGACATCATCAATGCCTACAGCGGTCAGAACATGGGAGACATGGACCCTCATATCTTTGCTGTTGCAGAGGAGGCTTACAAACAGATGGCCAG GGATGAGAGGAACCAGTCAATCATTGTTAGCGGAGAGTCCGGAGCAGGAAAGACTGTGTCAGCCAAATACGCCATGAGATACTTCGCTACGGTCAGCGGCTCCGCCAGCGAGGCCAACGTAGAGGAAAAGGTCTTGGCTTCCAACCCCATCATGGAG GCCATTGGAAATGCAAAGACCACCCGAAATGACAACAGCAGTCGATTCGGGAAATACATCGAGATCGGCTTTGACACTCGCTTTCGTATCATTGGTGCCAACATGAGAACATATCTGCTGGAAAAATCTCGAGTGGTGTTTCAG GCGGACGAGGAGAGGAACTATCATATCTTCTATCAGCTCTGTGCATCCTCTCATCTGCCTGAGTTCAAGAATCTGAAACTGA GCAGTGCAAATGACTTCCTGTACACCAGGCAGGGCCGCAGCCCCGTTATCGACGGTGTTGACGACACCAAGGAGCTCTGCAGCACCCGAAATGCCTTCTCATTGCTcg GTATTAATGAGTCCTATCAGAAGGGGTTGTTCCAGGTTTTGGCTGCTATTCTTCATCTGGGAAACGTGGAGATAAAAGACAGAGATTCAGACAGCAGCATCATCCCT CCCAACAATCGCCACCTGACGGCGTTCTGCGAGCTGGTCGGTGTGACCTACCAGGACATGTCTCAGTGGCTTTGCCACAGGAAGCTGAAGACAGCCACAGAGACGTATATCAAGCCCCTACCCCGTCTGCAGGCCACCAACGCCCGCGACGCGCTGTCCAAACATATCTACGCCAAGCTCTTCAACTGGATTGTGGAGCACGTCAACAAGGCTCTGATCACCAATGTCAAACAGCACTCCTTCATCGGGGTCCTCGACATCTACGG GTTTGAGACGTTTGAGATCAACAGCTTTGAGCAGTTCTGCATCAACTACGCTAACGAGAAACTCCAGCAACAATTCAACATG CATGTGTTCaagctggagcaggaagagTACATGAAGGAGCAGATCCCCTGGACTCTGATCGATTTCTACGACAATCAGCCCTGCATCAACCTCATAGAGGCCAAGATGGGCATCCTGGACCTGTTGGACGAGGAGTGCAGG ATGCCTAGAGGTTCGGACGATTCGTGGGCTCAGAAACTGTACAACACCCACCTAAAGACATGTTCCCTCTTCGAGAAGCCACGCATGTCCAACCGAGCCTTCATCATCCAACATTTTGCTGACAAG GTAGAATACCAGTGTGACGGTTTCTTGGAGAAGAACAAGGACACTGTAAATGAAGAACAGATCAATGTGCTGAAGGCCAGCAAG tttgacctgctggtggagcTGTTCCAGGATGAGGAGAAAGCTACCAGTCCAACTGGCCAGGTCCCCGGGACCGGAGGCCGGACCCGCCTCAGCGTCAAACCAGAAAAGAGCCGCGAGACGAGCAGCAGGGAGCATAAGAAGACTGTTGGCTGCCAG TTTCGTAACTCTCTTCAAATGTTGATGGACACTTTGAACGCAACCACGCCGCACTACGTCCGCTGCATCAAACCCAATGACTTCAAGTTGGCGTTCTC GTTTGATCCTAAACGTGCagtgcagcagctcagagcctGCGGTGTCCTGGAAACAATCCGCATCTCTGCTGCAGGTTTCCCATCCAG gtggACATACCAGGAATTCTTCAGCCGTTACAGAGTGCTGATGAAGCAGAAAGACGTGCTCCCTGACAAGAAGTTGACCTGCAGGAACGTTCTGGAGAAACTTGTGCAG GATCAGGATAAATACCAGTTTGGTAAGACCAAGATCTTCTTCAGGGCTGGCCAGGTCGCTTACCTGGAGAAGTTGAGGGCAGACAAGTTGCGTGCTGCCTGCATCCGCATCCAGAAAACCATCCGCTGTTGGCTGGCACGCAAGAAGTATCTGCGCAAACGCAACGCTGCCATCACCATCCAGAGGTTCACCAGAGGATACCAGGCCCGCTG CCTGGCCAAGTTTCTGCGTCGCACTCAGGCAGCCACCATCATCCAGAAGTACCAGAGGATGTGCGTGGAGAAGAAACGCTACAGGCAGAAGCAGGCTGCCGCCCTGGCCATGCAGACGATCCTCAGAGCTTACATGGCCCGGCAGAAGTATCAGGCG ctgctgcgGGAGCACAAGGCGGTGATCATTCAGAAGCACGTTCGGGGCTGGTTGGCTCGATGCTGGTACAAGCGTTGCCTCGTCTCCCTCGTCTACCTGCAGTGTTGCTTCCGCAGGATGAAGGCCAGGCGCGAGTTGAAGAAGCTGAAGATCGAGGCTCGCTCGGTGGAGCACTTCAAGAAACTCAACAAAGGCATGGAGAACAAGATCatgcagctgcagaggaagatCGACGAGCAG AACAAGGACAACAGGTTGATCAGCGACAGGCTAGCTGGTCTAGAGACTTCCTACACAGCAGAGAGCGAGCGGATGCGTGGCGAGCTGGGCCGACTGCGCGGGGTGGAGGAGGATGCCAAGAACAAAGGCAACCAGGTGAACTCCctgctggaggagctggagaagcTGAGGAAGGAGCTGAGTGCCAcgcagcaggagaagaagacTATCGAGGACTGGGCACAAACCTACAGGGACGAAATGGAGAAG atggTATCAGAACTGAAGGATCAGAATGGTTCgctgaagaaagagaaggacGACTTGAACAGATCGATTCAGGAACAGAGTCAGCAGATGACAG AGAAAATGGCTCGTTTGATAGCAGAGGAGACTCAGCAGCTGGAGACGGATCTGAACGAGGAGCGATCTCGCTACCAGAATCTCTTGACAGAACACCTTCGCCTCGAGGAGAAATACGACGACCTGAAGGAGGAGATGGCTCTATCCTCG AACGTCTCCAAGCCTGGCCACAGGAGAACAGACTCCACCCACAGCAGCAACGAATCAGAGTACACCTACAACTCAGAGTACGCCGAATTGGAAGAAGGTTCCCGTGCCGCCGAA GATGTGACACGAGGAATAGACACCCCACTGACCCTCAAGCTGCAGAAGCGTCTTACAGAACTGGAGCAAGAAAAGCAGTCGCTGCGCAACGAACTGGAAAACAAAGAGGAGCAGTTCCAGCGGGCTAGAGCCAGg GATGATGCAGAGTTTAAAAAGGCTCGGGGAGCTGAGCTGGAGTACGAGTCCCTCAAG CGTCAGGAGCTGGAGTCAGAGAACAAGAAGCTGAGACATGACCTGGCAGAGATGAGGCAAAGCCTGCTGGGTCACCCAGCTACAGGCGCCGGGGCACCGGGCTCCCCAGCTTACAAGGTGCTCTTGGATCAGCTCAACGCTTCCTGTGAGGAGCTGGAGGTCCGCAAGGAGGAGGTGCTGATCCTGCGCTCCCAGCTGGTCAGCCAGAAGGAAGCAATGCAGCACAAG GATGAGAAG GAGACCATGACCGAGCCGTCTGTCTATGTTGAGGATGTGTCCAAACTGAAGGATGCTGATGAAATCAAACAAGCTTATATCGGCCTCAAAGACACCAACAG ATCTCCTAGGTTCATGTGTAAGCCGCTGGAAGTCAGTGATCTCCTGAGTAGGCTCAG ATCCGCTGCCCCAGACTTCCATAAGCTGAACGAGGACGGAGAGCTGTGGCTGGTTAATCAGGGCTTAAAGGAGACCATcag GTTACTGGAACACCAGCTGCAGACTCAGCGGAGAAGTTACGATAATGAGGTGGAGGCGCTGCGCGGTGAGCTGCAAAATGTCAAGGAGGAGAACAACCGTCAGCAGCAGCTCTTGGCACAGAACCTCCAGCTACCTCCAGAGGCCCGAATCGAAGCCAGTCTGCAACACGAGATCACCAGGCTCACCAACGAAAACCTG GATCTGATGGAGCAGCTGGAGAAGCAGGACCGAACCATCCGCAAGCTCAAGAAGCAGCTGAAGGTTTACTCCAAGAGGATTGGAGAGATGGGAG CGGGTCAAGCAGAGGGCCAGACGTCGCCAGGACAGATGGTGGACGAGCCCATCCACCCGGTCAACATTCCTCGCAGGGAGAAAGACTTCCAAGGAATGCTGGAGTACAAGAAGGAGGATGAGCTCAAACTAGTCAAGAACCTCATCCTTG AGCTGAAGCCTCGAGGCGTAGCAGTGAATCTGATCCCAGGTCTGCCTGCCTACATCCTTTTCATGTGTCTGAGACATGCAGACTACCTCAACGATGACCAGAAAGTCCGCACTCTGCTCACCTCTACCATCAACAGTATTAAGAAGATCCTAAAG AAACGAGGAGATGACTTTGAGACCGTCTCCTTCTGGCTGTCCAACACCTGCCgcttcttgcactgtctgaaacaATACAGCGGAGATCCG gccTTCATGAAACACAACAGTCAGAGGCAGAATGAACACTCTCTGTCCAACTTCGACCTGGCAGAgtacagacaggtgatcagCGACCTGGCCATCCAGATCTACCAGCAGCTGATTAAATGCATGGAGAACATCCTGCAACCCATGATAG TCTCCGGCATGCTGGAGCACGAGACCATCCAGGGCGTGTCAGGGGTGAAGCCCACAGGTCTCCGTAAGCGAACGTCCAGCATCGCAGACGAGGGCACCGACACCCTGGACTCCATCCTGCGGCAGCTCAGCGCCTTCCACTCCACCATGTGCCAGCACGGCACCGACCCTGAGCTCATCAAGCAGGTGGTGAAGCAGCAGTTCTACATCATCGGAGCTGTCACCCTCAACAACCTCTTGCTGCGCAAGGATATGTGCTCTTGGAGCAAAGGCATGCAGATCAG gtaCAATGTGAGCCAGCTGGAGGAGTGGCTCAGAGACAAAGGTCTGATGACATGTGGAGCCAAGGAGACTCTGGAGCCTCTGATCCAGGCtgctcagctgctgcaggtgaaGAAAAAGACTGATGAGGATGCTGAAGCCATCTGCTCCATGTGCCTGGCCCTCACCACTGCTCAG ATCGTGAAAGTCCTGAACCTCTACACTCCAGTCAATGAGTTTGAGGAGAGAGTGTCAGTCGCATTCATACGAACCATACAG ACTCGCTTGCGGGACCGTTGTGAAACTCCGCAACTGTTGATGGACACGAAAATGATTTACCCAGTCACCTTCCCATTTAACCCTTCCTCTCTCGCCCTGGAAACAATCCAGATCCCAACATCCCTCAACCTGGGATTCCTAACCCGTGTTTAA